The Acinetobacter shaoyimingii DNA segment CATTGAAATGCCGTTAGACAAAACCTTTTGGGGTGCACTATATGGTGCTTTTACCGATCAATTCGGAATTCAATGGATGATTAACTGTCAACTGGAAGATGCTTAAACAACATTTAAATACATAAATGCATTGTGTAACAATATGATTGCTCTATAACCGTATTGAGTAGGCACTGATGCTACACATCAATATTGGAAAATTGAGCAATAATCGTGAGCCCCACCACAATAAAGGCAATACCGATCCAACCTGCCATATCAATATGTTGCCCTAAAAAAGCTTTAGCCAGTAATGCTGTGGCAATCACGCCAAGCCCTGACCAAAGCACATACAAAATTCCCGCTTGCATAAACTTTAAAGCATAGGCAGCGCAAGCAAATGAAATAATATAGAGCACAAGTGCAATGCCTTGATCAAACTTATTGACCAGTCCATTGCCTTTGGCTGAATAAAACGTAGAAAGTACATCTGTTGCAATGGCGATCAGCAACCAAAACACACCTAGATTTATTTTTGAAAGAATGAAAGACATTATTAGCGTAATGATCAGTGATTATGCATGAAGTGTATACTGACTCAGGATTGAGTACTATGCATATGCTCTTAAAAATCAGCTAAATCAAATGACTTAACTGATTGATTGGTGATTGATTGGTGATTGATTAAAATGCTTTTACTTTCATCTATTCAGGATCATATTTATCATTCAAATCATATTTACCATTCAAAAACCCTAAAAGCTTTTGAATACATTCCTATAACAGAAACATGCGGATTTAACTGGGCTTGTCTATGGATGTATTTTGAATAAATCAATTCATCACTTTCGATCAATCGTTAAATTGAAGCAATAAATACATATAACCCAGCAACCAAGATGATGGCAAAGATCAACATCACTAAAAAATAACCTAAAACAAACTTCCAGCCTTTGGTGACACAGCAGTATATAAAAATGATGAATAAAATTATGGCAACTGGGCCCGCTAAAGTCCCCATACTCCCCATTGCAATTAATCCAGAAAGACCAGAAGCCAATAAACCAAAACTCACACCATCACCGAAGGATCTTTTCTTTGCATCATCTGCTTTCACTTCAATAGACTCATTTACAGGATCATGATTGCTGAATGATTCCTTCTGAATTTGCTTATCGTCCATTCCCCAATACTGATGAGGATTTGTAATATTTAAATCCTGATGATCTGAGTTGTCTTGATTTGACATTTGTCCCCCTAACTATATTTTATTTTATCAACGTTTAAAAAGTCATTTGCCTCATTCAATTCATGACGCGATGTGTTTCATTAAAGTATCTCGGGCACTATTGATCAAATGGGCTTGCTGTTCCAGCATTTGCTTGACGGCATCGGTCACATTGACGTTCCGATCAGGGTGAAAATCTTTAATTTTAATTCGATAAGCTTTTTGGATTTCATCTCGAGTTGCATTTGGGGAAATACCTAAAATCTCAGCTGCACGTTCTACCTCTGAATGAGAGGATGATCTATCCGAAGCATGATCATAGGAATGATCTGAACCCTGATGATGCTGTTCATACTCTTGATGGTGCTGTTCACGCTCTAACAAAATTTGTTTCAACTGATCATCACAATAATGAAAAGATAAACCAAAGGAAGTCCCTGCACTAAAGCAATCTCTTTTTATGGTTTCAAAATCATGACAAGTATTGACTGCCAAAATGCAAATTTTCGCATAAATGACTTCTAAATCATTTTGAGGTGGTCGTGAATTTGCCCATGTTCGAATATTTTGAAAAAGTGGTGGTCTATTTTCAGTTTTGAGCCGATCACGTAGGTAGGCTTGATCTTCTGGTGTTTCACATAAATGAATAAAACTATTTTTGACAAACTGTACTTTTTCACTGGTCCAATGTGGCTCATATTTGAGGGCGAACTGGCACAAAATATCAATACAAGCTTCGAGTTTTCGAATCGATTGGTATTGATTTTGATGTGGATTTGAATGATTTTCTGACTGATTATTTTGATTGGATGTGCCCATTGAACCTGTCCACATCCAAAATGCAATTAACCCCAACCCA contains these protein-coding regions:
- a CDS encoding DMT family transporter, which translates into the protein MSFILSKINLGVFWLLIAIATDVLSTFYSAKGNGLVNKFDQGIALVLYIISFACAAYALKFMQAGILYVLWSGLGVIATALLAKAFLGQHIDMAGWIGIAFIVVGLTIIAQFSNIDV
- a CDS encoding J domain-containing protein, which codes for MGYVVFLVIATVLGGGIPGFLIGLGLIAFWMWTGSMGTSNQNNQSENHSNPHQNQYQSIRKLEACIDILCQFALKYEPHWTSEKVQFVKNSFIHLCETPEDQAYLRDRLKTENRPPLFQNIRTWANSRPPQNDLEVIYAKICILAVNTCHDFETIKRDCFSAGTSFGLSFHYCDDQLKQILLEREQHHQEYEQHHQGSDHSYDHASDRSSSHSEVERAAEILGISPNATRDEIQKAYRIKIKDFHPDRNVNVTDAVKQMLEQQAHLINSARDTLMKHIAS